The region GTGAGAATCGCAACAGGAGCGAACAGACTGTGGCCGTAAAGATCCGGCTCCTGCGGATGGGTAAGATCCGCAACCCGCAATACCGCATCGTCGTCGCCGACTCGCGTACCAAGCGTGACGGCCGTGCGATCGAGTTCGTCGGCATCTACCAGCCGAAGGAACACCCGTCGATCATCCAGGTCAAGTCGGAACGGGTCCAGTACTGGCTGTCCGTCGGCGCGCAGCCGAGCGAGGCGGTCCAGCGTCTGCTGGAGAAGACCGGCGACTGGCAGCAGTTCAAGGGCCTGCCGGCGCCGCCGCCGCTGCTGGTGAAGGACGCGCCGGCCGACCGTCTCGCGATCTACGAGGCCGAGTCCAAGGCCGCGGCCGGGGTTGCCGACGCGCCGGCCGCCAAGCCGGCCAAGAAGGCTGCCAAGGCGGCTGCGCCGGCCGAGGCCGCGCCGGCCGAGGAGCCGGTGAAGACCGAGGAGCAAGCCGGTGCCGCCTCCGGCGAGCAGGCCTGACGTGGCTATCCGGCCGGCACTGGAGCACCTGGTCAAGGGCATCGTCGACCACCCGGACGACGTACGCGTCCGGCTGGTCGACTCGCGCCGGGGTAAGCGCCTTGAGGTGCGGGTGCACCCCGAGGACCTCGGCACGGTGATCGGCCGATCCGGGCGTACCGCCAAGGCGCTGCGCCAGGTGATCGGCTCGATCGGTGGTCGTGGGATCCGGGTCGACATCGTCGACTCGTACTGATGCTCCTGATCGTCGGCCGGATCGGACGGCCGCACGGTGTCCACGGTGAGGTGACCGTGGAGGTGCGGACCGACGAACCCGAGGCACGGTTCGCCGTCGGGTCGGTGTTTCGCGCCGACCCGACGGCGCCCGCCAACGCACCCGCCCCCGTCGGCCCGGCACCGGTGACCGACCAGGGCGAGCCGGTACGGGTGCCGGAGCAGCTGACCATCGAGACGGTCCGCTGGCACCAGGGCCGTCCGCTGGTGCTCTTCGAGGGCTTCTACGACCGGGATCTCGCCGAGGTGCTGCGCGGCACCCTGCTCTGGGTGGACAGCGCCGACGTACCCCCGCCGAGCGACCCGGACGAGTTCAACGACCACCAGCTGGTCGGCCTCGCCGCGGTCAGCCCGACCGGTGAGCCGCTCGGCGAGGTGACCCGGATCGACCACGCGCCCGCCTCCGACCTGCTGGTGCTGCGCCGACCCGAGGGCGGGGTCGCGCTGGTGCCGTTCGTCAAGGCGATCGTGCCCGAGGTGGACCTGGCCGCCGGCCGGGTGGTGGTCGACGCTCCCGCTGGCCTCTTCGACCTCTGACCGGCCGGTTCACGCGATCTTTCCGACCGGCCGGTCCCGCGAGTTGAGGTGTGAGTGGCATGCGCGTTGACGTGGTTTCCATCTTTCCCGAGTACTTCTCGCCGCTCGACCTCTCCCTGATCGGCAAGGCGAGGGCGAGCGGCGTGCTCGACCTGGGCGTACACGATCTGCGGACCTGGACGCACGACGTGCACCGCACCGTCGACGACAGCCCCTACGGCGGGGGTCCGGGCATGGTGATGCGACCGGAGCCGTGGGGTGAGGCGCTCGACGCCCTGGTCCCGGCGGGTGTGACAGCACCGCCCCGGCTGCTGGTGCCGAGCCCGGCCGGGGTGCGGTTCACCCAGGCGCTGGCCCACGAGCTGGCCGCCGAACCGCACCTGATCTTCGCCTGTGGCCGGTACGAGGGCATCGACCAGCGCGTCCTGGCGTACGCCGAGACCCGGATGCCGGTGACCGAGGTCTCGCTCGGCGACTACGTGCTGTTCGGCGGCGAGGTGGCGGTGATCGTGATGCTGGAGGCGATCACCCGGTTGCTGCCCGGCGTGCTCGGCAACGCGAACTCGCTGGACGAGGAGTCGCACGCGCACGGGCTGCTGGAGGCGCCGGTCTACACCAAGCCGCCGAGCTGGCGGGAGCAGGACGTGCCGGAGATCCTGCGCTCCGGTGACCACGGCCGGA is a window of Micromonospora sp. NBC_01699 DNA encoding:
- the rpsP gene encoding 30S ribosomal protein S16 translates to MAVKIRLLRMGKIRNPQYRIVVADSRTKRDGRAIEFVGIYQPKEHPSIIQVKSERVQYWLSVGAQPSEAVQRLLEKTGDWQQFKGLPAPPPLLVKDAPADRLAIYEAESKAAAGVADAPAAKPAKKAAKAAAPAEAAPAEEPVKTEEQAGAASGEQA
- a CDS encoding RNA-binding protein, which produces MPPPASRPDVAIRPALEHLVKGIVDHPDDVRVRLVDSRRGKRLEVRVHPEDLGTVIGRSGRTAKALRQVIGSIGGRGIRVDIVDSY
- the rimM gene encoding ribosome maturation factor RimM (Essential for efficient processing of 16S rRNA), whose protein sequence is MLLIVGRIGRPHGVHGEVTVEVRTDEPEARFAVGSVFRADPTAPANAPAPVGPAPVTDQGEPVRVPEQLTIETVRWHQGRPLVLFEGFYDRDLAEVLRGTLLWVDSADVPPPSDPDEFNDHQLVGLAAVSPTGEPLGEVTRIDHAPASDLLVLRRPEGGVALVPFVKAIVPEVDLAAGRVVVDAPAGLFDL
- the trmD gene encoding tRNA (guanosine(37)-N1)-methyltransferase TrmD, coding for MRVDVVSIFPEYFSPLDLSLIGKARASGVLDLGVHDLRTWTHDVHRTVDDSPYGGGPGMVMRPEPWGEALDALVPAGVTAPPRLLVPSPAGVRFTQALAHELAAEPHLIFACGRYEGIDQRVLAYAETRMPVTEVSLGDYVLFGGEVAVIVMLEAITRLLPGVLGNANSLDEESHAHGLLEAPVYTKPPSWREQDVPEILRSGDHGRIARWRRDEALLRTARRRPDMLAGLPPEQLDKRDVATLRGAGFQVPPADMAK